The Emcibacter nanhaiensis DNA window CCAGGGCATGGTGTGCCACGAGACCTATCAGGACGGGGCCGGCGCCTGGATCAGCCCGGCCGAGCTGGTGAAGCAGGAAGACGGCAGTTATCTGACCCGCAAGGACGGCGAGCCGGTGACGGTCGGCCGCTCCATCAAAATGTCCAAGTCGAAGAAGAATGTGATCGATCCGACGGAAATCATCGACCAGTATGGCGCCGACACGGCCCGCTGGTTTATGCTGTCCGACAGCCCGCCGGAGCGCGACCTGGAATGGACCGAGGAAGGCATCGAGGGTGCCTGGCGCTTCAGCCAGCGTCTGTGGCGGCTGGTGACCGGCAATATTGAGGCGACCGCTGATGTTGCGTCCGACGAGCCGGCAGCCTTCAGCAAGCAGGCCCAGGACCTGCGCCGCATGAGCCACCAGAGCATCGCCCAGGTCGGCAAGGATATCGAGAATTTCCATTTCAACAGCGCTGTGGCCCAGCTGTATAAATTCGCCAACGCCATCGGCGCCTTTGATTGCGATGGCAGTGACGGCGATCTTTTTGCCCTGCATGAAGCGCTGGTGACTATCGTCCAGCTGTGCGCGCCGATGATGCCGCACCTGGCCGAGGAAATGTGGCAACAGCTTGGCGGCGAAGGTCTGGTGACCAATGCCCCTTGGCCGGTGGCCCGGGCCGAACTGATGCAGGAAAGTTCTGTCACCATTGCGGTCCAGGTGCGCGGCAAGCTGCGCGACACCATGGAAGTGGCCAAGGACATGGACAAGGCCGAGGTGGAGAGGCTGGCGCTTGAACTGCCGAAAGTGAAAAGCAGTATTGAGGGCCAGGAAATCCGCAAAGTGATTGTGGTGCCCAACAAGATCGTTAATATTGTTGTCTAGATTGTCTCATAGGGAACCTGCAGGTTACATGCTCAGAACCGGACTAGTTGCTTTATTGCTGATGACCCTTGCCTCTTGTGGCTTCCGGCCCATGTACGGCAGCGCGTCCGGTCAGGGCCGGGAGCTGGAACAGACCATGGCCAACATCCGGGTCGAGGATATCCGCGATGCTGACGGGCGCAATTCCCGTATCGGCCAGGTTATCCGCAATAATATGATGAGCCGGCTCAGGGCCAAAGGATCGCAGGCGTCGGTGGAATATTCCCTGAACATCAAATTCCAGGTGGAAGAGCACGGCTATGGCTTTACCGAGGATGAATCGGTTACGGCCCAGAGTCTGAAGCTGACAGCGCTTTATATCCTCGAGGATATTGCGACCGGCGAAAAGGTGATGGAGGATGCGGCCCGGGCGCTGGTGACCTTTGACCTGGTGCAGTCGGACTATTCCAACATGGTGGCCCGCAATGCGGCGCTGAAACGGCTGTCGGAGGAAGTAACCACCCGGATCACCACGCGGATCGGCGCCTTTTTCAGCGCCCGCCAGCAGCAACAGCAGAAAGAGGTCTCGGCCGGCCAATGAAGATTCAATACCGCGACATTGAAAGCCAGGTCAAAAAACTGGACCCCAAATATGTAGCGGTGCTGGTCTATGGCCCTGATGAGGGGCTGGTGCGGGAGCGGGCCGAGAAGATTGCACGGCAGGTGGTTGAGGATCTGAAAGATCCGTTTCTGGTTGCGAGCCTTGATCCCGATACCCTGAAGTCCGAACCGGCGCTTCTGGCTGACGAGGCCGCCGCTATTTCCATGATGGGCGGCCGCCGGGTGGTCCGGGTGGACGGGGCCGGGGAGAACGCCAGGGAAGCCGCCAAATCTTTTCTCGACAGCGCACAGGAAACGAACCGGGAAGACGGCCTGGTGGTGATTGCGGCCGGCAACCTGAAGCCGTCTTCCGGGCTGCGCAAGCTGTTTGAAGGCGCCAAGAATGCGGCCGCCATTCCCTGTTACGAGGACAACCAGGCGGCGCTGGAGGGGCTGATCCTGTCAGTGATGCGGGACAATAACCTGCGCATCGAACCGGATGCGGTGGCCTACCTGCAGGCCAATATGGGCAGCGACCGCATGATATCCAGGAGCGAGCTGGAAAAGCTGGTGACCTATATGGGCAAGGTGCCGGAAGGACAGACGCTGACGGTTACGCTGGACGATGCCCGGGCCTGTGTCGGTGACAGCGGCGCCCTGACCCTGGATATGATCGCCAAAGCGACCAGTGGCGGCGACCTGCGTAATCTTGACGATGTGTTGTTCAAATCCTTCAATCGCGGGGAAAATCCCATCAGTATTCTCTATGCGGTGTCCCGGCGCCTGCAGCGCATGCATTTTGTCCGCGGGATGATGGACCAGGGACAGGGAATGGAGCAGGCCATGGGCAAACTGATGCCCCGGGTGTTTCCGATGGAGGCGGCCCAGTTCAAGGCGCACCTCGGCAAATGGACCACGGACAGCCTCAGCCGGGCGCTGGAAATTGTCATGCTGGCGGAGCAGGACTGCAAGACCACGGACATGCCGGCGGAAACCATCTGCGCCCGGGCCTGCCTCAGGATTGCCAATGCGGCGCGGGCCAGGCGTTAAATTCCCAAGGCGCTAAATTCACCGCATCTTAAAATTGAGGCTTCCTTTTGTTCAGGAAGGCATCGACGCCTTCCTGGTGGTCCGGACCGTCAAAGGCGGCATTGAACAGGGCCTCTGACGCTTCGTCATCTTCGCGCTCGCCATTCAGAACCCGGGCGATATTCTGCTTGAGATGGCGCAGGCTGTAGCCGGAATTGGCCATCATCTGCTCGGCCAGATTCAGGGTTTCCTCCTCCAGTTTGTCATCGGGAAAAATATCATTGACCAGGCCGATGCGCAGGGCATGGTCGGACGTGAAGATACCGGCCGTATACAGGATCTGCTTGGCCCGGGCCGGCCCGACCAGATCCACCAGCCGCCGGGTGTCGCCAAGGCCGTAGACCAGGCCCAGTTTGGCCGGGGTGATGCCATATTTTGATCGTTCATTGCCGAGCCGGATATCGCAGCACAGCGCCAGCATGCAGCCGCCGCCGACGCAGGCGCCCTGAATCATGGCAATGGTAGGTAGCGGGCATTGCTCCAGGGCCCGGCAGGCGGCCCGGATCGCCTTGCGGTTTTCGTCCCGCGCGGCTTTGTCGTTCTTGAAAAGGGTGAATTCGCTGATATCGGCGCCAGCCGAGAAAAAACCCGAATCTTCTGATCGGATAATCAGCACCCTGACGTGAGATTCCCTGGTTGCCTCCTCCACAAGCCGGGGAATTTTCTCCCACATGGATTTATCAAGGGCGTTTTTCTTGTCCGGCCGGTTCAGAACCAGCCAGGCAATATTGTCTGTAATTCTCAAGTAAATTTCGGCGTGGGCCATGATGACTCTCTCTTGCTGAACAGTTGCCAGAATAGCGAGCCCGTGGGGGAGAGCAACCTCTAAAAACGGGCGGTGGCGCGAACGATGTTGCCTTTGCCCAAATATTCCAGCGTGTCAAAACTGGTTTCGCGGGCCAGGGCAATGCCCCGTCCGAGCGGCAGGGGAGTCGGTTCGATCTTGGCAGAAATATAATTTTCCACGTCGAAGCCGTTACCCTGGTCGGTAATCCGGAAGACGACTTCATTGTTTGTCAGTTCGAATTCCACTTCGACAAATTTGTCCCTGTTTTCCGGCAGCGCCATCCGTCGGTCGAGTTCTTCGCGGTATGTACCAGTTTCAAGGAAGCGACGTTTTTCGTCAAAGGT harbors:
- the holA gene encoding DNA polymerase III subunit delta, which gives rise to MKIQYRDIESQVKKLDPKYVAVLVYGPDEGLVRERAEKIARQVVEDLKDPFLVASLDPDTLKSEPALLADEAAAISMMGGRRVVRVDGAGENAREAAKSFLDSAQETNREDGLVVIAAGNLKPSSGLRKLFEGAKNAAAIPCYEDNQAALEGLILSVMRDNNLRIEPDAVAYLQANMGSDRMISRSELEKLVTYMGKVPEGQTLTVTLDDARACVGDSGALTLDMIAKATSGGDLRNLDDVLFKSFNRGENPISILYAVSRRLQRMHFVRGMMDQGQGMEQAMGKLMPRVFPMEAAQFKAHLGKWTTDSLSRALEIVMLAEQDCKTTDMPAETICARACLRIANAARARR
- a CDS encoding enoyl-CoA hydratase/isomerase family protein, which gives rise to MAHAEIYLRITDNIAWLVLNRPDKKNALDKSMWEKIPRLVEEATRESHVRVLIIRSEDSGFFSAGADISEFTLFKNDKAARDENRKAIRAACRALEQCPLPTIAMIQGACVGGGCMLALCCDIRLGNERSKYGITPAKLGLVYGLGDTRRLVDLVGPARAKQILYTAGIFTSDHALRIGLVNDIFPDDKLEEETLNLAEQMMANSGYSLRHLKQNIARVLNGEREDDEASEALFNAAFDGPDHQEGVDAFLNKRKPQF